A stretch of the Buchananella sp. 14KM1171 genome encodes the following:
- a CDS encoding ABC transporter permease codes for MKWIAANTSVMWHYLQVHVALSLPALLLAVAVCLPLGWWAARHPRWGRLVTEFTGLWYAIPALPLLVAIPLLFRVRLRDPLTLVIMLTIYAIALLLRSTADAFGSVEPAQLEAARATGHGRLATFLRVELPLALPVALAGVRVAAMSTIGLTTIGALVGIPSLGSLFTDGFQRGIAGELWAGVILTLALAGAVDLALIWLGRRLAPWRRATTGRAGA; via the coding sequence GTGAAGTGGATAGCCGCCAACACCTCGGTCATGTGGCACTACCTGCAGGTGCACGTGGCGTTGAGCCTGCCGGCGCTGCTGCTGGCCGTGGCGGTGTGCCTGCCGCTGGGCTGGTGGGCTGCCCGCCACCCGCGTTGGGGAAGGCTGGTGACCGAGTTCACGGGCCTGTGGTACGCGATCCCGGCGCTGCCGCTGCTGGTGGCCATCCCCTTGCTTTTCCGCGTCCGGCTGCGCGACCCGCTCACGCTGGTCATCATGCTGACGATCTACGCGATCGCCCTTTTGCTGCGTTCCACCGCCGATGCGTTTGGCAGCGTCGAGCCCGCCCAGCTGGAGGCGGCCCGCGCCACCGGTCACGGCCGTCTGGCCACCTTTTTGCGGGTGGAGCTGCCGCTGGCTTTGCCGGTGGCGCTTGCCGGGGTGCGGGTGGCGGCGATGAGCACGATCGGCCTGACCACGATCGGTGCCCTTGTGGGGATCCCCTCCCTGGGTTCCCTGTTTACCGACGGCTTTCAGCGCGGCATCGCCGGTGAGCTCTGGGCGGGCGTGATCCTCACCTTGGCGTTGGCCGGCGCGGTGGACCTGGCGCTGATCTGGCTGGGCCGCCGACTTGCCCCGTGGCGCCGCGCCACCACCGGGAGGGCCGGGGCGTGA